TCTGTTAAGTGCCCAAGCATCGTTAGAGAACGTTCAATTTATTACATCCATTGAAGAAGGGTTACCCGACATTTATTGTGAACCAAATCAACTAAAACAAGTATTTATTAATATACTGAAAAATGCCATTGAAGTTATGCCTAAGGGAGGAACTGTATCAGTTGCCCTTGAAAAAATAGAAGGAGAGCAGGTACTGATTTCCATTAGGGATGAAGGAACTGGAATTCCAGAAGATAAGCTGAAAAAGCTTGGAGAACCTTTCTATACGACAAAGGAACGTGGAACAGGGCTTGGGCTTATGGTAAGCTATAAAATTGTAGAAGAACACAATGGGACCATAGAAGTCAGCAGTAAGCTTGGCAAAGGTACTACCTTCCATATAAAATTGCCGATCGGGTCACCTACCGTCCATTAAAATCGGACAGAAGAAAGAGGGTATCTAGATATGTATCAATACAGCAGCACCCCAACTCCAATAGGTACTATATATGTTATTTGTCATGAAGATTATTTAGTTAAAATTGAATTTGATAATGAATTCCTTCAAAAGGATCAGGAAGGTAATTTATACAATTACACACCTAACGATCGATTATGTGAATCGGCTATATCCCAACTTCAAGAATATTTTGCAGGTAAGCGCTCTGAATTTGAATTACCAATTCAAATGGAAGGAACAACTTTTCAAAAGGAAGTTTGGAAGGCATTGAGCAACATCCAATATGGAGAAGTAAAATGTTACCAAGACATTGCCAAAGAAATTAACCGACCGTTGGCAGTCAGGGCGATCGGACAAGCGAACCGAAGAAATCCGCTGCCTATTGTGATACCTTGCCATCGGGTCATTGGGAAGAATAAAGAACTAGTAGGTTATGCTGGAGATAAAATTGGGATGAAAGAAGAATTGTTAAAATTTGAAGGCGTTTTAGTATAGAGCAGAAAAGAATAGAATGTTGAAGCTTTGTGCGATAGTGGTTATGCTGTCGTACTTTTTTTTGTTGAAAAAAAGTTGTAAGCATGTATCACTTTTTCATTTTCTTCATATAATTTACTAAAACTAAAAAAGTTGCTCAAAGGCAAAACTGGAGATGACCAAAATGGGGAAAAATAATAAAATCATCTTTTATACAGAAGTATTAACCAAACTAAACGTTATCAGTGCGGAAGAAAAAGGATCCATCTTAAATAAAGATAAGAAAAAAGGTTGATTTCACCATCTAATTAGATTACTATCTAATTAGATGATTATCTAATTTAAGGTGAAGGAGTGGATTATCCTGCAACTGGATAAACTCGTCAACTATTATAAAGTCATGGGCGATACAACCAGAATCAAATTGCTGGTCTTGTTATCAACCGAAGAACCGCTAAGTGGACAAGAATTAGCAGAAAGATTAGGGGTAAAACCACCGACGATTTCCCATCATATTGCTAAGCTAAAAGAAATAAGTGCCGTGTATGAAAGAAGGGAAAAAAACACTGTCTTCTATTACTTAAATCAAAAGGCATTGAGACAACATAGTGAAGGTCTTTTTATCGTGTTAGAAAGAAGCGGAAAAGGGGAGAGGACGATGGAAGAGCAAAAAGAGAGAGAACAGATCTTGCAGAATTTCCTTGCAAAGGATGGGAAATTAAAAACCATCCCGGCGCAAAGGAAGAAAAAATTGATTATATTTGAACATATCCTCAAAGACTTGGAGATGGGGAAGAAGTACAGTGAAAAGGAAATCAATGAACATATCAAACAATTCCATGAAGACTATGCGACGATACGCAGGGAATTCATTATCAACCATTACATGTACAGAGAAGCAGGAATATACGAACTAAACCCAACAGAAATGTGGGCGAAATAAGAACAAGGGGAAAATTCACCGGGTCATTTAAACTATTAAACTTTAGTTGTTTGGTTAATCCCCGCTGTTACTTTCCGCAAATGAAATGGCTGCGCTTTCCGCGGAACGACCTTGAGCCTCCTCGGCAAGCCTGCGGGGTCTCAACATTGTCGCTACTTCCCCGCAGGGGTCTACGCCATTTGCTTCAATCCACAGCTAGAAATATTATAGAAATCTATTCTGATTTTGGGAGAACTTAATAGAGGTTAAAAGGGGAAAATTATAAATTGAACAAAGAATGAACTAGATTTAAAGTTAAAGAAGGTAAATCAGACCGAGTAGATGAATGGATAAAGTTTTTGAATGATAATATGAAAGATGTTCTTGTTACGTTAGAGGGAGAAAATATGTATGTTGAAACCATTTTTAGAGAAGTTCTAAATGGGGACGAGTTTTTATATTGGTACTCAGTCCAAGGGGCAGGAGGACAAGAAGTAGACCAATCAGAACATTGGATAGATAAAAAACATTTAGAGTACTGGCATGAATGTATAGACGAAAGCTTTAATCCAATCGACTTAAAGACAGAAGTGGTTATGAAACCTCAACATGTAAGGAACAGTATGAAATAATACTAAGCTGTAAATAAGACCACCCTGTTGATTGCTGTGGAAGGCGCGCAGACTCCTATGGGAGGAAGGGACGGGGAAGACCCCGCAGGGCAAATAGCCCGAGGAGGGCTTCCCGACCGCCCATGGAAAGCGAAGCGCTTGGAACGGAAATTAACAGAAAGTGTAATTCTAATATAATAAATAATTATCTATTAATCTTTAAAAAGGGTAGGAATGGCTTTTGTGTAGTCGCCTTTGATGATGCCTTTTTCGGTAATGATGGCGGTAATCAATTCGTTTGGTGTCACATCAAATGCCGGATTGAACACGGATATTCCATCAGGAGCTATTTGCTTCCCTCCAAGGTGGGTGATTTCCTCTGGGCTTCTTTCCTCAATTTCGATTTCTTCTCCCGTTTCCTTTGATAGATCAAAAGTCGATAAAGGGGCGGCTACATAAAATGGAATGTCAAAAGCTTTAGCTAAGATGGCAAGTCCATAGGTGCCAATTTTATTTGCAGTGTCCCCGTTTGCGGTGATTCTGTCAGCTCCGACGATGACAGCCGAAATCTCCTTGGTCTTAATGGTGTGGGCTGCCATGTTATCCGTAATTAACGTTACATCTACACCGGATTGCTGGAGCTCCCAGGCAGTTAGTCGGGAGCCTTGCAGAACGGGTCTTGTTTCACAGGCAAAAACACTTAAAGGGAAATTCTTTTCTTTTGCCAAATGAAATGGAGCTAATGCTGTGCCATAACGAGCCGTTGCAATAGAACCTGCATTACAGATGGTCAGCAGTTTATCATTTTTTTGGAACAAGGAAAGTGCATGCTCTCCGATAAGTCTGCATGTTGCTTCATCCTCTAGCTGGATTTGAATTGCTTCATGGACCAGATTTGTTTTTGCTTCGTTTATGGAAGAAGCTTGCAAAGACACTTGGATAAGACGGTCGATTGCCCAAAAAAGGTTGACGGCTGTAGGGCGAGAAGTTGCCAAGTAGTCCCGGTCCTTTCTCAACAGACTTTGAAACTCAGCTAAACTAGCAGTATTATAGGAATTAGCAGCGAGTACAAGCCCGTATGCTGAAGTGATGCCAATTGCAGGCGCACCTCTTACTTTAAGGGTGACAATGGCATCAAAGACATCATGAATGGTATGCAAATCGATGAATACCGTTTCTTGAGGCAATTTCTGTTGATCTAATAATTGAATATAAGAATCTTTCCATTCTACAGAGAGCGGTAGATTAGTAGTAATTGACATAAATTATTCATTCCCTTTTATTTCATTCTTAAGAAGTGATTCTACATCTTGAATGTTACGGATGTTTGCTGCATTTTTAATGAGTGTTTGCCCTAATAACAAAGCTTGTTGTTTTACGGAAATTTTTCGCTTATAAGGTTGGATCGTATCAAGGTCAGCTACATGCGCTAAACCAATGGTTCGGCGAATGACCTCACATCCGGCAAAGCCAATTGCATCTGTAAAGACTTTTTTCAGGAAAAAATCTAAATATCCCGGTGTTTGAGTGAAGTGTTCTACGCTTTCCGTCTTCCATAAATCAGAGAAAGTAAAAGTGAAACCTTCCCAGACTTGATACAAGTGGGAAATGATGCTAGCCCGTTGACTGTCGTCTCTTGTGATTGCTTGTAAGAGGATATTGGCAAAGAACTGTCCAACATCAAAGCCAATTGGTCCGAAAAATGCAAATTCAGGGTCTATTACTTTCGTATCTATTTCACTAGCAAAGATGCTTCCTGTGTGCAGGTCTCCATGAAGAAGTGCTTCTCCGTTTGTCAAAAATGTGTATTTCAACTTTGCTACTTCAAGCTTTAATTCTGCATCATTCCAAATTTCCTCAACCGAACCAAGCAGCTCAGGCTCGTAATCATTCGTCTCACTTTCATAAAAAGGATCTGTAAATACTAGATCTTCTGTTATCTTACAAAGCTCTGGATTTGTAAAAGCCTGTTGGAGTTTTTTCTTGTCCTGTTGATTCAATCCAAAATCAGAAGTGTAAAAAAGTGTTTTCGCTAAATATTCCCCGATATGCTTAGAAAGAAGCGGAAAGTTCTTGCCCTCTAGAAAGCCATTTCGGACGATTTCCAAATGGGAGAGGTCTTCCATGATCGTAATCGCTAATGCCTCGTTTGTATAATAAACTTTCGGAATAAGATTAGGTACCAAAGTGGCTGCGTTTTTCAAATAATTCCCTTCTATTGTTGCCCTGTGCAAGGTCAACGGCCAGCTTTCACCGACAACTTTTGCATAAGGCAATGCCTGTTTAATAATAATACCTGTGTTATTTTCGTCCCTAATGTGAAAGACAAGGTTTAAATTTCCATCACCGATTTCACGGCAATGCAAGAGTGCACCTTCTTTAAAGAATTTAAGATCTTGTGCTAGTGTAATTGCGGTCGATTCTGTTAACGGCTCATATTCTGTAGTTGCTGTAATTGTCATATTTATTACCCCCGTGTCAAAAATATTTATGATGAGCGGGGCGATTATTCAAAAATAAAAGCCCCTTTCCATAAGAAAGAGGCTTGAAGAGTAGACTTCTCCCCTCTTATCTGCCAGAAATAATTTCTGCTGGAATTAGCACCGTGCCTTATGAACAAATATGTTCGGCGTCCACAAAAGTGTCACGCCCTGTCTCACAACAGTATTACGGTCGGTTGCTGGGTTTCATCGGGCCAAATCCCTCCACCTGCTCTTGATAAGAGATCACAATCATTAAATTGTGAATGTATGAAATTGTGTGAAAATTATTGCTTGATGAAAATAATAACAAGACGCTGGGAAAATTGTCAATAAGTTTTTTTGAAAAGCTTTATTACAACCAATTTCAGATTTTTTAAATAATTTAACGAAATTGTATGAATTGTTTGGTTAAAACCTTGAAAAATTACTAGTCACCTGTTATTATTAAACTATTATTTTTGTTCG
This window of the Sutcliffiella horikoshii genome carries:
- the mtnA gene encoding S-methyl-5-thioribose-1-phosphate isomerase, with translation MSITTNLPLSVEWKDSYIQLLDQQKLPQETVFIDLHTIHDVFDAIVTLKVRGAPAIGITSAYGLVLAANSYNTASLAEFQSLLRKDRDYLATSRPTAVNLFWAIDRLIQVSLQASSINEAKTNLVHEAIQIQLEDEATCRLIGEHALSLFQKNDKLLTICNAGSIATARYGTALAPFHLAKEKNFPLSVFACETRPVLQGSRLTAWELQQSGVDVTLITDNMAAHTIKTKEISAVIVGADRITANGDTANKIGTYGLAILAKAFDIPFYVAAPLSTFDLSKETGEEIEIEERSPEEITHLGGKQIAPDGISVFNPAFDVTPNELITAIITEKGIIKGDYTKAIPTLFKD
- a CDS encoding DUF6176 family protein, with the translated sequence MKFLNDNMKDVLVTLEGENMYVETIFREVLNGDEFLYWYSVQGAGGQEVDQSEHWIDKKHLEYWHECIDESFNPIDLKTEVVMKPQHVRNSMK
- the mtnK gene encoding S-methyl-5-thioribose kinase — protein: MTITATTEYEPLTESTAITLAQDLKFFKEGALLHCREIGDGNLNLVFHIRDENNTGIIIKQALPYAKVVGESWPLTLHRATIEGNYLKNAATLVPNLIPKVYYTNEALAITIMEDLSHLEIVRNGFLEGKNFPLLSKHIGEYLAKTLFYTSDFGLNQQDKKKLQQAFTNPELCKITEDLVFTDPFYESETNDYEPELLGSVEEIWNDAELKLEVAKLKYTFLTNGEALLHGDLHTGSIFASEIDTKVIDPEFAFFGPIGFDVGQFFANILLQAITRDDSQRASIISHLYQVWEGFTFTFSDLWKTESVEHFTQTPGYLDFFLKKVFTDAIGFAGCEVIRRTIGLAHVADLDTIQPYKRKISVKQQALLLGQTLIKNAANIRNIQDVESLLKNEIKGNE
- a CDS encoding methylated-DNA--[protein]-cysteine S-methyltransferase codes for the protein MYQYSSTPTPIGTIYVICHEDYLVKIEFDNEFLQKDQEGNLYNYTPNDRLCESAISQLQEYFAGKRSEFELPIQMEGTTFQKEVWKALSNIQYGEVKCYQDIAKEINRPLAVRAIGQANRRNPLPIVIPCHRVIGKNKELVGYAGDKIGMKEELLKFEGVLV
- a CDS encoding metalloregulator ArsR/SmtB family transcription factor, coding for MQLDKLVNYYKVMGDTTRIKLLVLLSTEEPLSGQELAERLGVKPPTISHHIAKLKEISAVYERREKNTVFYYLNQKALRQHSEGLFIVLERSGKGERTMEEQKEREQILQNFLAKDGKLKTIPAQRKKKLIIFEHILKDLEMGKKYSEKEINEHIKQFHEDYATIRREFIINHYMYREAGIYELNPTEMWAK